The Raphanus sativus cultivar WK10039 chromosome 2, ASM80110v3, whole genome shotgun sequence DNA segment AGATATCAGATATTGTTACGATTGTATAGTTCCTATATCTCAGGGAATATTCCTTAATAGTTGTAACTGTATGGCCTTTATAAGTAACGATGAATACAAAGTATAATTCAAGGGGAACTCATTaacttacatggtatcagagggTTCACAACGATTCTGAACCTACACTCTctcaattttcttcttctcgcttctctctcttcttcgtGTCCTCACTTTCTCTTCTTCAATGGCGGCGGCGGCACCTGCAATTCTCGAACGAGCCTATGGTGTCACCAACATCAAGCACCACATCCCCCTCATCTTGGACATCGACGACCATAACTATGACGCGTGGAGAGAGCTCTTTCTCACACACTGTCAAAGTTTTGATACCTCAGGGCATCTTGATGGATCATTGGTTCCTACTAACGCTGATGATCAAACTTGGCACAAGAGAGACGGCCTCGTAAAGCTTTGGCTTTATGGAACTCTATCAAAGGATCTGTTCAAAGCAGTTTTCAAGACCGGAGGAACATCAAAGGAAATATGGGATCGGATCGAAAACTTCTTCAGAAACAACAAAGAAGCTCGAGCGATCCAGTTGGATCATAAACTACGGACAAAGGAAATGGGAAATCTCACCGTCCATTCCTACTGCCAAGAACTCAAATCGATTGCAGATCTCCTGACGAATGTTGGAGCACCAGTCTCGGAGAGAACGCTTGTCACATACATGCTCAATGGCCTTGGCTCAAGGTATGACAACATCATCAATGTGATAATGCATCGACAACCTTTCCCTACCTATGACGAAGCTCGCTCCATGCTGATGCTTGAGGAAGACAGACTCAACAAGGGAACGCGTGTGCAGAAAAATGATACTTCATCTGCTGAAAAAGTGTTGCTTGCCTCTCACGCCTCTGCTCCAACAGAAAAGAGTCCTCATGCCTCTCAACAACAGCAACCACAAAGATCATATCAAAACAGAGGATCTAAGAAAAACAGAGGACGTGGGCGTGGATTCTACAATCAGCAACGTCCCCAATATCAGCAGTGGAATGCTCCCTTCTGGAACGGAGGATACCCGATGTGGCCTCAACAACAATTCAACTCGTGGGGTCAACCACTTCAAATGCAGCAACCTGGACTTCTTGGGCCAAGACCACACATGCCACCACAGCAGCAACAGCTTCAACGCAACAATGGCGGTCCACAACCAACAACAGATTTCGCCACAGCATTCAACACCATGACTCTGCTGGATCCATCAGATGGTCAGTGGTACATGGATTCTGGAGCTACTGCACACCTCGCTAATTCAGCAGGTAATCTAAAGTCGGTTTTTAGTTCTGGCATCGGAAAATCAATTATTACTGCAGATGGAAATCAAGTTCCAATTCACCAGACGggttctttctcttttcccaaTTCACTTCGTCCTTTAAATCTCAATTCAATTCTTGTTTCACCATCAATTATCAAAAATCTCATTTCTGTTCGAAAGTTCACAAAAGATAATTCTTGTTCCATTGAGTTTGATCCTTTTGGTTTCTCTGTGAAGGACCTTCGCACTCAGAGGAAAATACTCCGCAGTGACAGTACCGGTGATCTCTATCCTCTTCTCCCGTCACCGATCAATGAGTCTCAGCAATCTACTGCTTTTTTAGCTACTTCTTCGAGCATTTGGCACAGCCGTCTTGCTCATCCCAGTACTCAAACTTTGGATTTTCTTATTTCATCTAAAGCTTTATCTTGTAATAAAAAGAACATGGCAACTCTTTGCAATGCATGTCAATTGGGCAAACATAATAAacattctttttcttcatcagaCTCTTCTGTCACTGCAGCTTTTGATATTATCCACTCGGATTTATGGATGTCGCCTGTCACAAGTCAAACAGACATCCGGTACTACATTCTCTTTCTAGATCAATACTCAAATTTCGTATGGGTCTTTCCTCTTCGGCATAAGCATGAAGTCTTTTCCAAATTTCAAGAATTTTATGCTTATGTTAAAACTCAGTTCCATGCAGATATCAAATCCCTGCAATGTGACAATGGCACTGAGTTTAACAACGCCCAATTTCAtgatttcttcaaaacaaaaggCATCACCTTTCGCTTCTCCTGTCCCTACACGTCCCAACAAAACGGACGCTCCGAGAGGATGATTCGAACTATCAATAATGCTGTGCGCAGTCTTCTATTTCAagctcttcttcctccttcttTTTGGGTTGAAGCTCTGCATACAGCTGTTCATATCATCAATCTCTTACCATCAAAATCCATCAACAACCAAACACCTTTCACTACTCTATTCAAAAAGCCTACCTCTTACTCACACCTCAAAGTCTTTGGCTGCCTTTGTTACCCAAACCAAAACTACCCATACACTTCAAAGCTCTCACCTCGATCGTCAAGATGTATTTTTCTCGGGTATCCTCAAGATCACCGAGGATATAAGTGTTACGACCTTTCCACGAGAAAAATTATTCTCTCTCGTCACGTCAACTTTGACGAAACGAGTTTTCCATATCATGACTCGTCTTCTACTTCCACTTCAACTTATGACTTTCTTGACGATCTCTCTGCTCCTTCTCCTCTGCTCCGTGACATTTTGCAACAACCTGTTTCTCAACCTTCGCTTCCTCCTCCTATTCCTCCGACAGAGCCAACTCAGACAGCTCCCACAGTGTCTGTGGCACCAAGGCATACAATGTCAACCAGATCACGGAGTGGTATaacaaaacccaaacagatcatGTCTCTTCTAGCACGATCGTGCTCTGCCCTTCCTAAAAGCCATATAGCTGCTCTCAAAGACCCGTTCTGGAACAAATCTATGCAGGTTGAGTACGATGCCATTATTAAAAGCCATACTTATGATTTAGTGCCGCGACCCCCAGGCGTTAATATTGTTAGATCAATGTGGTTACACAAGCTTAAATATGATGCTAATGGTGTTTTTAAAAAGCCAAAATCTAGATTGGTGGCTAATGGTAAATCGCAGGAAGAGGGAATTGATTTCTCCGAGACCTTCGCACCTGTGATCAAGCCTGCGACAATAAGAACCGTCCTTCACGTCGCTCTTGCAAACAATTGGCCGGTCAATCAGTTAGACGTTCAAAATGCATTCCTTCATGGTACTTTGGATGAAACAGTATACATGTTCCAACCACCGGGGTTCGTTGATCCAACACGCCCACACCACGTCTGCAAGCTCAACCGCTCAATTTACGGATTGAAACAAGCCCCTAGGGCTTGGAATGCTCGATTTGTTGCTTTCATGACTAACCTTGGCTTTGTGCAAACCAAAAACGATGCAAGTCTTTTTGTTTACAGGGGAAACGGCAGCATTGCATACCTCATACTCTATGTAGACGACATAATTGTCACAGCCTCAACAACTCCTCTACGCAACAGCATCATCGCTGCATTGAAATCAGAATTTCCGATGACCGACGAGGGGACTATAAGTTCGTTCTTGGCGTATCTGCGGTTTATAATGACAAAGGCCTCTTCTTGAGTCAAGCCCGATATGCAGAGGAGATAATAGAAAAGGCTGGTATGAAGGACTGCAAACCGATAGCCACTCCTGTTGACATGAAGTCCAAGCTAGCTGATGGAGTTGGCAAACCTGTTCTAAATGCCACGGAATACAGAAGCCTAGCAGGAGCCTTGCAGTATCTGACGTTCACGAGACCAGACATAGCTTATTCAGTACAACAAGTATGTCTTTTTATGCATGATCCAAGAGAAGAACATATGCTAGCTCTGAAGCGTGTCATAAGATATCTTCAAGGCACAAAATCAAAAGGTTTGCAGTTACTGAAGAACCAGAAGCTCACACTTACAGCATACACCGACGCAGACTGGGCTGGCTGTCCATCAACTCGTCGCTCGACTTCCGGTTTCTGTGTCTACATTGGAGATAACTTAGTGTCATGGTCGGCCAAGCGACAACCCACTGTCTCACGCTCCAGTGCAGAAGCCGAATACAAAGGAGTCGCAAACGCCGTTGCAGAAGCGTGTTGGCTAAGAAATCTGCTTCTTGAAATGCATTGCCCACTGCAAAAAGCTACAGTGGTCTATTGTGACAACGTTAGTGCCGTCTATCTATCTACCAATCCGGTGCAACaccaaagaaccaaacacatagaaatcGACATTCACTTCGTCCGAGAGAAGGTGAAAATGGGACAGGTTCGGGTCTTGCACATTCCTTCATCACTGCAATATGCAGACATCTTTACAAAAGGCCTACCTTCTTCCTTATTCAACTCCTTCCGCTCCAGTTTAGGTGTTTCAGACAACCACGCTGCAACTGCGGGGGAGTGTTAGATATCAGATATTGTTACGATTGTATAGTTCCTATATCTCAGGGAATATTCCTTAATAGTTGTAACTGTATGGCCTTTATAAGTAACGATGAATACAAAGTATAATTCAAGGGGAACTCATTAACTTACACGTTGACCCGGATAGCATACTGATCGAGGCGTTTTTTGACCCCGTTTGTCCGGATAGTAAAGACGCTTGGCCGCCTCTGAAGCAAGTGTTTCAACGCTACGGATCTCGCGTTTCTTTTCTACTTCACCTCCTCCCTTTACCGTCAGTACTCTGCTTTTGTCATTCAGTGTCTGAAATTAGTAGAAAGTGATTAGCTTTGGTTAGAGATAGTTCGTGAATGACTTATCAATGTCGttattactctgtttttgtcATTCAGTGTCTGAAATTGGCAGAAAGTGATTAGCTTTGGTTAGAGATAGTTCGTTAATGACTTCTCGGTCTCGttattactctgtttttgtcATTCAATGTCTGAAATGAGCAGAAAGTTCTTAGCTTTTGGTTAGATTTGTTCGTCAATGACTCTTAGTACTCTGTTTTGTCATTCAATGTCCGAAATTTGCAGAATGTTCTTAGCTTTGGTTAGATTTGTTCGCCAATGACTCTTAGTACTCTGTTCTGTCATCTCAATGTCTGAAATTGGCAGAAAGTTCTTAGCTTTGGTTAGAGATAGTTCGTCAATGACTTCTCGATGTTGTTAGTACTCTGTTTTGTCATTTCAATGTCTGAAAATTGGCAGAAAGTTCTTATCTTTGGTTAGGAGAGTTCGTCAATGACTTATGTTAGTACTCTGTTTTCTCATTCACTGTCTGCAATTGGTAGAAAGTTCTTAGCTTTGGTTTAGGATAGTTCGTCAATGTCTTCTAGATGGCTTTAGTACTCTGTTTCCTGCGTTGATTCATGATCAATAGAAAAGTTAGCTTAGGAAAAAAGGTCAGGTCTTTGTGATAGTTTCATGAAATTGTGAATGGTTTGCTTTAGGGTCTGTTCAAAAATGCATTCTTGCAATTAATCTATTTGTAGTATCATAGATTCATGTTTAATAGACTAGTAGCTTgagtttattcattttttttaatgaaattctGAATGATTTCTTTTAGCATCTGTTGAAGTATTGATTCTTGTAATGAATCTATTTCAGCTTTTGGATTTTGCAGGTATCATGACAATGCATACTTAAGCTCTCGGGCTTTACACATTGTGAATGCTTTGAACGCCAATGCTACCTTCAGTTTACTGGAAGGCTTCTTTAAGCATCAGGTTTGTTCACTGTAAATGTTGGTTGTTGTTTGCATCTGTCCGGTGAGAATTTTGATATGTATTATGACTTAAAGTGGTTTCTTTGAAACTGTTTATATTGACAGGCATTGTTCTACAACGCCCAAACACAACTCCTGTCAAGACCCGAAGTTGTGGAAAAAATTGTCAAGCTTGGAACAGGAACGTTAGGAAACTCGTATCAACATGTTCTCAAATCCGGCTTCAACAATACAATATCAGACCGTGCAACCAGAGTTTCCTTCAAGGTAGTTCCTTCAGTTTTCATCTCTGGATCGTTTTAGGGTCTTCAACACCTTTCACTAGGTTCTTAGCTCATATTTTGCATTATGTGGTTGCAGTATAGCGCTTCAAGAGGGGTTTATGGAACACCAACCTTCTACGTCAATGGGTTCGTATTGCCAGATGCTGGTTCTCCCTTAGATTTTGGAGGATGGAGAAAAGTTATCGATCCTCTGGTTCAAACACACAAGGTCCAGATGCGAGATGATATCATTACCTCCCTTTGATAAGTGC contains these protein-coding regions:
- the LOC108843511 gene encoding uncharacterized protein LOC108843511, whose translation is MIRTTLLFLIIVFWTQVLHAQLVPPARPDGFVYPPGRRVDPDSILIEAFFDPVCPDSKDAWPPLKQVFQRYGSRVSFLLHLLPLPYHDNAYLSSRALHIVNALNANATFSLLEGFFKHQALFYNAQTQLLSRPEVVEKIVKLGTGTLGNSYQHVLKSGFNNTISDRATRVSFKYSASRGVYGTPTFYVNGFVLPDAGSPLDFGGWRKVIDPLVQTHKVQMRDDIITSL